Proteins encoded within one genomic window of Epinephelus lanceolatus isolate andai-2023 chromosome 9, ASM4190304v1, whole genome shotgun sequence:
- the ddhd2 gene encoding triacylglycerol hydrolase DDHD2 isoform X4, whose protein sequence is MSNSPGEEGGLSQAAPNVNTQDQFDNPTQTVVTGNTPADQLSPAVDEASPSSTSSFEMLDMESVPAPYQEVQPHWFFCRRADDNTSWLPFSREDSDKLENAYNTVGDEEEDEVVVAVDGERYDIRVKERKRYAVYWEQGPTEVRRCTWFYKGDKDTRFMPYPEDFSKSLEEAYMIAVTLDEWKRKLEFPTGETVILHNPKLIMQYQPIGLQDEWVSSPSEQARPRTVKRGVDNISVEIPDGEPEKVDHLVFMVHGIGPACDLRFRSIIQCVNDFRSASLSLLASHYKRAQQDGQIGRVEFLPVNWHSALHGDATGVDEDIQRITLPSISRLRHFTNDTLLDLFFYNSPTYCQTIVDTVASEINKLHTLFKQRHSDFNGAVSVVGHSLGSLILFDLLTNQRTGSEAREGVPSDEPFHLNCDTLEQTLTRLGLQQYLDTLQAENLDLESLALCQDSDLKDLGIPLGPRKKILNYVRRKWIPEDCKARIVRLPPGLQVAPQVTNDHDGNKSSGLAMQQSQFHRAQSVTSAVDYEYFDVGIGQTNGGIAKGQVSIDYPQLAFHPQTFFAFGSPIGMFLTVRGLKHIDPNYCFPTCKSFYNIYHPYDPVAYRIEPMIVTEVDLEPMLIPHHKGRKRMHLELKDSLTRMSMDLKNNVLGSLRTAWQSFSRLPVAALPPVDEGETTIERDRQETQASEEAESSVSAEQTEQPEIKVGMLNGGRRIDYVLQEKPIESFNEYLFAIQSHLCYWESEDTALLLLKEIYDKLGVAFDQPQQ, encoded by the exons CAGTCCTGGTGAAGAGGGGGGTCTGTCTCAGGCTGCCCCAAACGTCAACACCCAAGACCAGTTTGACAACCCCACTCAGACTGTGGTAACAGGGAACACGCCTGCAGATCAG ctgtcgcCTGCAGTGGATGAGGCCTCTCCCtcttccacctcctcctttGAGATGCTTGACATGGAGTCGGTCCCAGCTCCTTATCAAGAAGTCCAGCCTCACTGGTTCTTCTGTCGACGGGCTGATGACAACACCTCCTGGCTCCCTTTCAGCAGAGAAGACTCTGACAAACTAGAGAACGCCTACAACACTG taggagatgaggaggaggatgaggttGTGGTAGCTGTGGATGGAGAGCGATATGACATACGTGTTAAGGAGAGGAAGCGTTATGCTGTTTACTGGGAGCAAGGTCCCACTGAAGTCCGTCGCTGTACCTGGTTCTATAAAGGAGATAAAGACACCAGGTTCATGCCTTACCCTGAGGACTTCAGCAAGAGTCTGGAG GAGGCCTATATGATAGCAGTGACCTTGGATGAATGGAAAAGGAAACTGGAGTTTCCCACCGGAGAGACAGTCATCTTACACAATCCCAAG cTGATAATGCAGTATCAGCCAATAGGATTACAGGATGAGTGGGTGTCCTCCCCCTCGGAGCAGGCCCGGCCTCGAACAGTCAAGAGGGGAGTGGACAACATCTCTGTAGAAATACCTGAtg GTGAACCAGAAAAGGTGGACCACCTTGTCTTCATGGTTCATGGCATTGGCCCTGCATGTGACTTGCGCTTCCGATCCATCATACAATGTG TAAATGACTTCAGGAGTGCTTCCCTGTCCCTCCTGGCCTCTCATTATAAGCGTGCTCAGCAGGATGGCCAGATAGGAAGAGTGGAGTTCCTCCCAGTCAACTGGCACAGCGCTCTACACGGGGATGCCACTGGTGTGGACGA GGACATCCAGAGGATCACTTTACCCAGCATCAGCAGGCTGAGGCATTTCACTAACGACACTCTGCTGGACCTGTTTTTCTATAATAGCCCCACCTATTGCCAGACCATAGTGGACACAGTGGCCTCAGAGATCAACAAGCTCCACACCCTCTTTAAACAGAGACACTCAGACTTCAATGGGGCAGTCTCTGTAGTGGGTCATAGCCTGG GTTCGCTGATCCTTTTTGAcctgctgaccaatcagaggacTGGATCAGAAGCCAGAGAGGGG GTGCCGTCTGATGAGCCATTTCATCTGAACTGTGACACCCTGGAGCAGACCCTGACCAGACTGGGCCTGCAGCAATACCTGGATACTCTACAGGCAGAAAACCTAGACCTGGAATCACTg GCTCTTTGCCAAGACAGTGATCTCAAAGATTTAGGAATTCCTCTTGGACCTCGGAAGAAGATCTTAAACTATGTCAGGAGGAAATGGATTCCAGAG GACTGTAAGGCAAGGATAGTACGTCTGCCACCAGGTTTGCAAGTTGCACCTCAAGTGACCAACGATCACGATGGTAACAAGTCTTCAGGACTGGCGATGCAGCAGTCCCAGTTCCACAGGGCACAGTCTGTCACCAGTGCTGTCGACTATGAATACTTTGACGTGGGCATCGGACAG ACCAATGGAGGCATAGCCAAGGGACAG GTATCCATTGATTACCCACAGCTTGCTTTCCATCCTCAAACATTTTTTGCCTTTGGCTCTCCTATTGGAATGTTCCTGACCGTCCGTGGACTTAAACACATCGATCCCAACTACTGCTTTCCAACCTGCAAGAGCTTTTACAACATCTACCACCCG TATGATCCTGTGGCCTATCGGATAGAGCCCATGATTGTAACAGAGGTGGATCTGGAGCCTATGCTGATCCCTCACCATAAAGGCCGCAAGAGAATGCACCTAG AACTAAAGGACAGCTTGACCCGAATGAGCATGGATTTGAAGAACAACGTTTTAGGGTCCTTACGGACGGCATGGCAGTCCTTTTCCAGATTACCAGTTGCTGCACTGCCCCCGGTGGATGAAGGAGAAACTACGATAGAGAGAGACCGTCAAGAGACCCAGG CGAGTGAGGAGGCAGAGTCCTCAGTGTCCGCAGAGCAGACAGAGCAGCCTGAGATTAAAGTGGGGATGTTGAATGGAGGACGAAGGATTGACTATGTACTTCAGGAAAAACCCATCGAGAGCTTCAACGAGTACCTGTTTGCCATCCAGTCTCATCTGTGTTACTG GGAATCTGAGGATACAGCTCTCCTGCTGCTGAAGGAGATCTACGACAAGCTAGGTGTGGCCTTTGACCAGCCACAGCAGTGA